The genomic region GTCCTGGGGCGGTAGCAGGATGTCTGGCAGTGTTTGGACACCACGCAGGACATCTGGCAGCTGCTGGGCTTGTAGCAGGTCTCCTGACAGCCCCTGTAGAGAGAGGAGCCCAGTGGGCAGGTGCTGGGGGAGCAGAGGTCAGTGCTGTAGACCAGGttcctgggggaggaggagatGCAGGAAGAGCCTGGGTACTGCAGGGGGCTCCCAAGAGAGCAGGAGGAGAAGTTTCCAGAGCAGCAGTCAGAATACATGTTGATGGGAGAAATGAGTTCAACTCAGTTGAAGAGAGAAGATCTGTGTTTTAATGTTACCTTCTGGACTGGGGCTTTTATATGCTCTCACCATGAGGTGTGGCACGTATAGGGTCATGGTTCTTAACTTGGACTCACTTATTTGCATATGTGTAACAACAATCTCTCTAATTGTAGTTACGTTTAGATAGATTTTCCACATATTATGTTTAATGGTTTTATAATTTGTTGTGATAGTGCAAAGCCAA from Choloepus didactylus isolate mChoDid1 chromosome 1, mChoDid1.pri, whole genome shotgun sequence harbors:
- the LOC119545036 gene encoding keratin-associated protein 13-1-like, producing the protein MYSDCCSGNFSSCSLGSPLQYPGSSCISSSPRNLVYSTDLCSPSTCPLGSSLYRGCQETCYKPSSCQMSCVVSKHCQTSCYRPRTSSLCSPCQPTYSGPLGYGSRSCYSLGCEVTGFKSLGCGVRGFPFLGYRSGLCCSSYFPSRNCQSFCYRPICRPGFYPSTC